One part of the Musa acuminata AAA Group cultivar baxijiao chromosome BXJ1-5, Cavendish_Baxijiao_AAA, whole genome shotgun sequence genome encodes these proteins:
- the LOC103986462 gene encoding xyloglucan galactosyltransferase KATAMARI1 homolog, translated as MASPSMGSPPPPPPPVVDRCSGRYIYVHDLPGRFNSDMISSCRTLSKWTDMCPFVSNAGLGPRLNNAEGVFYGAEWYATNQFALELIFHNRMKQYECLTTNSSLASAIFVPFYAGLDIGRYLWGYNTSVRDATSRDLIRWLKSRPEWSTMGGRDHFMVAGRITWDFRRLTDDEDDWGSKLLVIPEGKNMTVLVIESSPWHKNDFGIPYPTYFHPSKDSEVQQWQERMRRIRRPWLFSFAGAPRPNITDSIRNEIIGQCRQSRRCKLLECDNGRSKCHSPSSVMGMFQRSIFCLQPQGDSYTRRSTFDAMVAGCVPVFFHPGSAYAQYVWHLPRNHSEYSVLISEDEVRDGKVRIEEVLERFGKKDVMAMREEVIRMIPRLVYADPRTRLETTNDAFDVTVEGVIQRVKDIKGGRVPDFSEQESWKYALTGRGGEHEWDHFFNRTTQ; from the coding sequence ATGGCTTCCCCGTCCATgggctcgccgccgccgccgccgccgccggtcgTCGATCGATGCTCTGGGCGATACATCTACGTCCACGACCTGCCGGGACGGTTCAACTCCGACATGATCAGCAGCTGCCGCACGCTTAGCAAGTGGACCGACATGTGCCCCTTCGTGTCAAACGCCGGGCTGGGTCCCCGGCTCAACAACGCCGAAGGGGTCTTCTACGGCGCCGAGTGGTACGCCACCAACCAGTTCGCTCTCGAGCTCATCTTCCACAACCGAATGAAGCAGTACGAGTGCCTGACCACCAACTCCTCCCTGGCCTCGGCCATCTTCGTCCCCTTCTATGCCGGCCTCGACATCGGCCGCTACCTGTGGGGTTACAACACTTCGGTGCGTGACGCCACATCGAGGGACCTGATCAGGTGGCTGAAGTCGAGGCCCGAGTGGTCGACGATGGGCGGAAGGGACCATTTCATGGTGGCGGGGAGGATCACATGGGACTTCAGAAGGTTGACGGACGACGAAGACGACTGGGGAAGCAAGCTGTTGGTGATTCCAGAGGGCAAGAACATGACCGTGCTAGTCATCGAATCCAGTCCTTGGCACAAAAACGATTTCGGAATACCGTATCCCACCTATTTCCACCCTTCCAAAGACAGCGAGGTGCAGCAATGGCAAGAGAGGATGAGGAGGATCAGAAGGCCTTGGCTGTTCTCCTTCGCGGGCGCCCCACGGCCGAACATAACAGATTCGATTCGCAACGAGATCATCGGCCAGTGCCGGCAGTCTCGGCGGTGCAAGTTGTTGGAGTGCGACAACGGGCGGAGCAAGTGCCACTCGCCGAGCAGCGTCATGGGGATGTTCCAGCGATCGATCTTCTGCCTGCAGCCGCAAGGGGACTCCTACACGAGGAGGTCGACGTTCGATGCGATGGTCGCAGGGTGCGTGCCGGTGTTCTTCCACCCGGGGTCGGCTTACGCGCAGTACGTGTGGCACCTGCCGAGGAACCACAGCGAGTACTCGGTGTTGATATCGGAGGATGAGGTGAGAGATGGGAAGGTGAGGATAGAGGAGGTGTTGGAGAGATTTGGGAAGAAGGATGTGATGGCTATGAGAGAAGAGGTGATAAGGATGATACCGAGGTTGGTTTACGCAGATCCCAGGACCAGACTGGAGACGACGAACGATGCCTTCGATGTGACCGTGGAGGGAGTGATTCAGAGGGTGAAGGATATAAAGGGCGGAAGAGTTCCAGATTTCAGCGAACAGGAGAGTTGGAAGTACGCACTGACGGGAAGAGGGGGAGAACACGAGTGGGATCATTTCTTCAACAGAACAACTCAGTAA
- the LOC135674839 gene encoding transcription factor AS1-like yields the protein MKDRQRWRAEEDAILRAYVKQYGPREWNLVSQRMNVALNRDAKSCLERWKNYLKPGIKKGSLTEEEQRLVIRLQAKHGNKWKKIAAEVPGRTPKRLGKWWEVFKEKQQRQQNESNKAATSPAEPAKYDRILENFAEKLVRERRGVPLLMAAPFLPLWLSNNGGSHGPPSPSVTLTLSSSTVPPTPKPWLQSEGGADGGLGLAMSQKGMALGVSGSVVVDGHIMTELVECCREVEEGHRAWMEQKKEAAWRMKRLELQLESEKTGKRREKMEEIEAKVRALREEQQAALGRIEAEYGEQIARLRKDAEAKEQKVAEQWAAKHVRLSRFLDQVGYRQWPPAETHGR from the coding sequence ATGAAGGATAGGCAGCGGTGGAGGGCCGAAGAGGATGCTATATTGCGCGCATACGTGAAGCAGTATGGTCCCAGGGAGTGGAACCTCGTGTCCCAGCGCATGAACGTAGCGCTCAACAGGGACGCCAAATCCTGCTTGGAGAGGTGGAAGAACTACCTCAAGCCGGGAATCAAGAAAGGATCACTCACCGAGGAGGAGCAGCGGCTGGTGATCCGGCTGCAGGCGAAGCACGGCAACAAGTGGAAGAAGATCGCGGCGGAGGTCCCCGGGCGCACACCCAAGCGGCTGGGCAAGTGGTGGGAGGTCTTCAAGGAGAAGCAGCAGAGGCAGCAGAACGAGAGCAACAAAGCGGCGACGAGCCCGGCGGAGCCAGCCAAATACGACCGCATTCTCGAGAACTTCGCGGAGAAGCTGGTCAGGGAGCGGCGGGGAGTCCCACTGCTCATGGCCGCGCCATTCCTCCCGCTGTGGCTTTCCAACAATGGCGGATCCCATGGGCCGCCGTCGCCCTCGGTTACTCTTACACTCTCGTCTTCCACCGTCCCTCCTACGCCTAAACCCTGGCTGCAATCCGAGGGAGGCGCGGACGGTGGCTTGGGACTGGCGATGTCACAGAAGGGCATGGCTTTGGGGGTCTCCGGTTCGGTGGTCGTCGACGGCCACATCATGACGGAGCTGGTGGAGTGCTGCAGAGAGGTCGAGGAAGGGCATCGGGCATGGATGGAGCAGAAGAAGGAGGCAGCATGGAGGATGAAGAGGCTGGAGCTGCAACTGGAGTCGGAGAAGACCGGCAAGAGGAGGGAGAAGATGGAGGAGATCGAGGCCAAAGTGCGGGCGCTCAGGGAGGAGCAGCAGGCGGCACTGGGGAGGATCGAAGCAGAGTACGGGGAGCAGATCGCAAGGTTGAGGAAGGATGCCGAAGCCAAGGAGCAGAAAGTGGCAGAGCAGTGGGCTGCGAAGCACGTGCGACTGAGCAGGTTCCTTGATCAGGTCGGCTACCGACAGTGGCCGCCGGCGGAGACGCACGGGCGGTGA